A window of Mucilaginibacter paludis DSM 18603 contains these coding sequences:
- a CDS encoding YciE/YciF ferroxidase family protein: MKTTKKQAVPSKTGKMEDSEFHEFFIDELKDIYWAEKHLVKALPKMKKAATSSELAEAFDKHTLETQTHIETLEQVFALLDEKPAAKKCDAMAGLLEEANGIIEDTDAGTMIRDAGLILAAQKVEHYEIATYGTLRVFAANMGHTDVADLLSQTLENEKATDVALTTVAETFVNEQAAAE, encoded by the coding sequence ATGAAAACCACAAAAAAACAAGCAGTGCCTTCAAAAACAGGCAAAATGGAAGATTCTGAATTCCATGAATTTTTTATTGACGAGTTAAAAGATATTTACTGGGCCGAAAAACACCTGGTTAAGGCATTACCTAAAATGAAGAAGGCTGCTACAAGCAGCGAATTGGCCGAGGCCTTTGACAAGCATACTTTAGAAACCCAAACGCATATTGAAACCTTAGAACAGGTTTTTGCTTTGCTTGACGAAAAACCAGCTGCAAAAAAATGCGATGCGATGGCTGGATTGCTGGAGGAGGCTAATGGTATTATTGAAGATACCGATGCCGGTACCATGATACGTGATGCGGGACTTATCCTGGCGGCTCAAAAAGTTGAGCATTACGAAATTGCTACTTACGGTACGCTTAGAGTTTTTGCTGCAAACATGGGCCATACTGATGTTGCTGACCTGCTGTCGCAAACATTGGAAAACGAAAAAGCTACAGATGTAGCACTAACAACCGTTGCGGAAACTTTTGTTAACGAGCAGGCCGCAGCCGAATAA
- a CDS encoding response regulator transcription factor: MKILIIEDEQGLSESIESYFSEAGNICETAKDFASAMAKVSMYSYDCILLDINLPGGSGMNILKYLKENHNPDGVLIISAKNSLDDKLAGLDLGADDYLVKPFHLSELKARVTAIIRRKTFSGSNVLTFNEISIDLLAKEVKVNNQLVKFTRKEYALLLYFFANKGKVVSKNAIAEHLWGDTADMADNFDFIYSHLKNVRKKLEEAGAKDYIKASYGMGYKLTDV, translated from the coding sequence ATGAAAATTTTAATTATTGAAGACGAGCAAGGGCTGTCTGAAAGTATAGAATCTTATTTTTCGGAAGCCGGTAACATTTGCGAAACCGCTAAGGATTTTGCATCGGCCATGGCCAAAGTAAGTATGTACAGTTACGACTGCATTTTACTCGATATCAATTTGCCCGGCGGCAGCGGAATGAATATTTTAAAATACCTGAAAGAAAACCATAACCCCGATGGCGTATTGATTATATCGGCCAAAAACTCTCTGGATGATAAGTTAGCGGGCCTTGACCTGGGTGCCGACGACTACCTGGTTAAACCTTTTCACCTTTCTGAGCTAAAGGCCAGGGTTACCGCCATCATCAGGCGGAAGACGTTTAGCGGAAGCAATGTGCTTACTTTTAACGAGATCAGCATTGATCTGCTTGCCAAAGAGGTTAAGGTGAATAACCAATTGGTTAAATTTACCCGGAAAGAGTATGCGCTTTTACTTTACTTTTTTGCCAACAAAGGTAAAGTTGTATCTAAAAACGCCATTGCCGAACACCTTTGGGGCGATACCGCCGATATGGCCGATAATTTTGATTTCATTTACTCGCACCTTAAAAACGTACGCAAAAAGCTGGAAGAAGCCGGAGCAAAAGATTACATCAAAGCCAGCTATGGCATGGGCTATAAATTAACGGATGTATGA
- a CDS encoding sensor histidine kinase, with the protein MKLFARYNRINVLTTVIVLFITGIIYYQAISYILNHQVDKDIKTEEQEILDYIGKYNSLPEPADSKYQQVKFSPLSHPIERQFVNSDFFNKKEQQYESGRGLLTSALVNGHYYQINITESKVETEDLITIVFMITIGVIVFLVLILFITNRFVLNRMWQPFYSMLNQLRLFNLSDGTDVSVAHSKIDEFNELNQAIVQMSSRVKGDYRDLKDFTENAAHELMTPIAVINSKLDTLLQTGEYNEPQSNLLTDVYGAVSRLSRLNQSLLLLVKIENKLLHDEQLIDFKPLIEEKIGEFKELFGSKEISVVCQLEEKQLLISRYLTEILLNNLISNAMRHNYYRGQILIRLTAEKLIIQNTGDTVALEDKDIFKRFNKSSGSEGTGLGLTISRQICTNYGLQFGYSFESPFHTFSLNFTAAAV; encoded by the coding sequence ATGAAGCTTTTTGCCCGGTACAACCGCATTAATGTACTAACTACTGTTATTGTACTGTTTATTACAGGTATTATTTATTACCAGGCCATTAGTTACATCCTGAACCACCAGGTTGACAAGGACATTAAAACTGAAGAGCAGGAGATTTTAGATTATATAGGGAAATACAACAGCCTGCCCGAACCTGCAGACTCCAAATATCAGCAAGTTAAGTTTTCGCCGCTGAGCCATCCCATCGAGCGGCAATTTGTAAACAGCGATTTTTTTAATAAAAAGGAGCAGCAATACGAATCCGGGCGCGGATTGTTGACATCCGCACTGGTTAACGGCCATTATTACCAGATTAACATCACAGAATCAAAGGTAGAAACTGAGGATCTGATCACCATTGTTTTTATGATTACCATTGGCGTAATTGTGTTCCTGGTGCTCATCTTATTTATAACAAACCGCTTTGTTTTGAACAGGATGTGGCAGCCCTTTTACAGCATGCTGAACCAGCTACGTTTGTTTAATTTAAGCGATGGTACTGATGTAAGCGTGGCGCATTCAAAAATTGATGAATTTAACGAGCTGAACCAGGCTATTGTGCAAATGTCGTCACGGGTAAAAGGCGATTACCGGGATCTGAAAGATTTTACAGAAAACGCGGCTCACGAACTGATGACGCCCATAGCGGTAATCAACTCCAAACTGGACACCCTTTTGCAAACCGGGGAATATAACGAGCCACAAAGCAATTTGCTGACTGATGTTTACGGAGCAGTATCCCGGCTGAGCCGGTTAAACCAATCTTTATTATTACTTGTTAAAATAGAGAACAAGCTATTGCACGATGAGCAACTGATTGACTTTAAGCCACTAATAGAAGAAAAAATTGGCGAATTTAAAGAACTGTTCGGCTCCAAAGAAATAAGCGTAGTATGCCAACTGGAAGAAAAACAATTGTTGATAAGCCGGTACCTTACGGAGATATTGCTGAACAACCTGATTAGTAACGCCATGCGGCACAACTATTACCGCGGCCAGATCCTCATCCGTTTAACCGCCGAAAAACTGATTATCCAAAACACCGGCGACACGGTTGCATTAGAGGATAAAGATATTTTTAAGCGCTTCAACAAATCATCCGGATCCGAAGGCACCGGCCTTGGGCTTACCATCTCGAGGCAAATCTGTACTAATTACGGCCTGCAATTCGGCTATAGCTTTGAATCGCCTTTCCACACTTTCAGCCTTAATTTTACCGCAGCGGCTGTCTGA
- a CDS encoding YncE family protein, which produces MKKFFLGLTGALLIATVSLTVRAQNVKYVLDKKIALPGDGGYDYLSIDKVNNRLYVSHGTEVNVIDLATEKLIGTIDGMQGVHGIAFDNKVNKGFISDGRGNAAVAFDLKTLKKIASIPLSNKGADAILYDPFSDKVLTFNGDSKNASIVDPNTLKQTGTIQLSGAPEFAVSDGKGRIYNNLEDKSSLDVIDTKTMKVIKNYPLAPCGGPTGLALDQKNQRLFTVCRENKGMSVIDITTGKVITTIPIGAGVDAVAYDAETKLILVSNGDGTSTVIQQESANAYKTIQTLTTQYRAKTLALDTKTHKIYLSVAEFEKGTRKALPHTFTVLVYKLQ; this is translated from the coding sequence ATGAAAAAGTTTTTTTTAGGCCTTACAGGCGCATTGTTAATCGCCACAGTATCCTTAACAGTGCGGGCACAAAACGTAAAATATGTTTTAGATAAAAAGATAGCCCTTCCCGGTGATGGCGGCTACGATTATTTATCCATTGATAAGGTAAACAATCGCTTATATGTTTCGCACGGTACGGAAGTAAATGTGATTGATTTAGCTACCGAAAAGTTGATCGGCACGATAGATGGCATGCAGGGTGTACACGGTATTGCCTTTGATAATAAGGTTAATAAAGGCTTTATCAGTGATGGAAGGGGTAACGCGGCAGTTGCCTTTGATTTAAAAACACTAAAAAAAATAGCCTCTATCCCATTGAGCAACAAGGGTGCAGATGCCATTCTTTACGATCCCTTCTCGGATAAAGTTTTAACCTTTAACGGCGACAGCAAAAATGCCTCTATAGTTGATCCGAATACGTTAAAGCAAACCGGCACCATTCAGCTAAGCGGCGCGCCCGAATTCGCCGTATCTGATGGTAAAGGCAGAATATACAATAACCTGGAGGATAAGAGCAGCCTTGATGTAATAGATACTAAAACCATGAAGGTAATTAAAAACTACCCGCTGGCGCCATGCGGCGGCCCCACCGGCCTGGCACTCGACCAAAAAAATCAACGCTTGTTTACCGTTTGTCGCGAAAATAAAGGCATGAGCGTAATTGATATCACAACCGGTAAAGTAATTACCACCATACCCATTGGAGCCGGTGTTGATGCGGTAGCTTACGATGCCGAAACTAAACTGATACTGGTATCCAATGGCGACGGTACAAGCACCGTTATTCAGCAAGAGTCTGCCAACGCCTATAAAACCATTCAAACCCTTACTACACAATATCGTGCTAAAACACTTGCTTTAGATACCAAAACCCATAAAATATACCTAAGCGTAGCCGAGTTTGAAAAAGGAACACGCAAAGCTTTGCCGCATACCTTTACCGTATTAGTGTACAAGCTGCAATAA
- a CDS encoding energy transducer TonB has protein sequence MMNKYLLILLITTLPYTLRAQRVTVTKIPENKINNKALDVEPKFPGGAKAFYKYISKNIAYDKDAEAKDMQGIVTISMAIEKDGRITDVKVVKGVSDIVDKEVVRVISSSPMWKPGMQHGAPIKVRYTFKIALTAS, from the coding sequence ATGATGAATAAATATCTTTTAATACTGCTAATAACAACTCTGCCCTATACTTTAAGGGCGCAGAGAGTTACTGTAACCAAAATACCCGAAAACAAAATAAACAATAAAGCACTGGATGTTGAACCTAAATTTCCGGGAGGCGCCAAAGCTTTTTATAAATATATCTCAAAAAATATAGCCTATGATAAAGATGCCGAAGCAAAAGATATGCAAGGTATTGTTACCATAAGCATGGCCATTGAAAAAGACGGTCGCATTACCGATGTTAAGGTGGTTAAAGGCGTATCGGATATTGTGGACAAAGAGGTAGTGAGGGTAATCAGTTCTTCGCCGATGTGGAAACCTGGGATGCAGCATGGCGCACCTATTAAGGTTCGTTATACTTTTAAAATTGCATTAACTGCCAGTTGA
- a CDS encoding YihY/virulence factor BrkB family protein: MMKKYFSIKALKNGFTILKAAFNSFMDDKALKYSASLAYYTIFSLAPLLLLLISLAAVFLGKDAIQGKVFSEINGIVGNDAAKQIQDMIKHLELSGESTLSVVVGVVTLIIGATSVFGEIQDTINIIWQVKAKPEKGWLKLIKDRLLSSSLIITLGFLLLVSLVVNGALLALSDRLKNFLPDITVILLSVINIVISFIVIAVLFGIIFKMLPDAKIAWKDVVSGAIFTAILFMIGRLVIGIYIDQSGTSSTYGAAGSLIVILLWIYYTAAILYFGAEFTRAYADFNGIKIEPADFAVHVEQKEEEKDVAVLPRQHHDTAK; the protein is encoded by the coding sequence ATGATGAAAAAATACTTCAGCATAAAAGCCCTTAAAAACGGATTCACTATTTTAAAGGCCGCCTTTAATAGTTTTATGGACGACAAAGCACTCAAGTATAGCGCCTCCCTTGCCTATTATACAATTTTCTCGCTTGCCCCGCTGTTGTTGTTGCTAATTTCGCTTGCCGCCGTATTTTTAGGAAAGGATGCCATTCAGGGTAAGGTTTTTTCAGAAATTAACGGCATCGTTGGCAACGATGCGGCTAAGCAAATCCAGGACATGATCAAACACCTCGAACTCTCCGGAGAATCTACCTTATCGGTAGTTGTTGGGGTTGTTACCCTCATCATCGGAGCCACATCGGTTTTCGGCGAAATACAGGATACCATCAACATTATCTGGCAAGTAAAAGCAAAACCAGAAAAAGGTTGGCTTAAACTTATTAAAGACCGCTTACTATCTTCGTCACTTATTATTACCCTCGGATTTTTACTGTTGGTATCGCTTGTGGTTAACGGCGCCCTCCTCGCGTTGAGCGACAGGCTGAAAAACTTTTTGCCGGATATCACAGTTATCCTGTTAAGCGTCATCAATATAGTCATCAGCTTTATTGTTATTGCCGTGTTATTCGGTATTATTTTCAAGATGCTTCCCGATGCCAAAATAGCCTGGAAAGACGTAGTATCCGGAGCTATTTTTACCGCTATTTTGTTCATGATAGGTAGGTTGGTTATTGGAATTTATATTGATCAATCGGGAACAAGTTCAACTTATGGCGCCGCAGGATCATTAATCGTGATCCTGTTGTGGATTTATTATACGGCGGCAATTCTTTATTTTGGAGCAGAATTTACAAGAGCCTACGCCGACTTTAACGGAATTAAAATTGAACCGGCGGATTTTGCGGTACATGTGGAGCAAAAAGAAGAGGAAAAAGATGTGGCTGTATTGCCAAGGCAACATCACGACACAGCAAAATAA
- a CDS encoding TonB-dependent receptor domain-containing protein: MKYFSTLILLVFIPVVAAAQSGLKDKGKISGKVKDAVTNTPIEYATIAIYKQGKLQPINGTTSDAKGNFVLTNIPDGEYQVSIDFLGYKRALTEHLLINATSNSIRLNTIVIAPNQKMLNSVNITAQASAVENKIDKLVYNAGNDLTSQGGVATDLLKKVPMVSVDIDGNVELLGNPNVKFLINGKPSSIFGTSLADALQSIPASQVKSVEVITSPGAQYDASGTGGIINIILKDNKVKGYNGSINLSAGTRLENTSVNLNARTDNFGVNLFFSANKTLRSKTLNTRNKTNLITDTTSNQLQNGYGYLERNSYQSGINFDWAITPKNNLTFGISMHHFSNYNEGLTNQQDEQIKGSNFPFSDLFSMRNSNSHSGENAIDVHADYKKTFKKDGEELNIGYTASFGKNSGDYYQKQDYINGAKPSSGSTGNNPGNDKQHQVSVDYTLPLNTDASFATGAKVEFENINSTSLVNPFNSSLNQFIYSASQSSSFNYSRQVYAYYVSASFQLFKFFDAKAGLRDEYTNTGVDFQGASIPSYNFLSPSLVLSHKLNKSTTIKVAYSKRIERPDFGDLNPFVNSSDPYNISYGNPNLHPEIGNNFELGFNKSFEEGGNINITGFYRHNGFDIKQYTAPYDSLLVAGKYYKNVYVTTRANVGSEVRTGINISASLPIGKNFTLRPQIMASNRRVTVNLPNTPDFVSGYECRMNMNASYDFKHNFTAEAFINYESPRFLLNGKNSSLATYNFAVRKQLLNKKASIGLTTNMPFSQYVKQSQTVITPGNYQYSQRQVPNRWFGISLSYKFGKLEFKKDRNEDISPPGIPNDL, translated from the coding sequence ATGAAGTACTTCTCCACATTAATTCTACTGGTTTTTATTCCTGTTGTTGCAGCTGCGCAAAGCGGGCTGAAGGATAAAGGAAAAATTAGCGGTAAAGTAAAAGACGCAGTTACCAATACGCCTATAGAATATGCCACAATAGCCATTTACAAACAGGGAAAGCTCCAACCCATCAACGGTACAACATCAGATGCGAAAGGCAATTTCGTTTTAACCAATATCCCTGATGGTGAGTACCAGGTATCGATAGATTTTTTGGGATACAAACGAGCCTTAACAGAGCACCTGTTGATCAACGCAACGTCCAATAGCATTAGGTTAAATACAATTGTTATTGCGCCTAACCAAAAAATGCTCAACAGTGTTAATATTACTGCACAGGCCAGTGCTGTAGAGAATAAGATTGATAAACTGGTTTATAACGCAGGTAACGATCTTACATCGCAAGGTGGCGTAGCTACAGATTTATTAAAAAAAGTGCCGATGGTATCTGTAGATATTGACGGCAATGTTGAATTGCTCGGCAACCCAAACGTTAAATTTCTGATCAATGGCAAACCTTCCAGTATATTTGGCACAAGCCTTGCCGATGCTCTGCAATCTATCCCCGCGAGCCAGGTCAAAAGTGTGGAAGTGATTACCAGCCCGGGCGCTCAATACGATGCCTCGGGCACAGGGGGCATCATTAACATTATATTAAAGGATAATAAGGTAAAGGGCTATAACGGAAGCATAAACTTATCCGCAGGTACGCGTTTGGAAAACACATCCGTTAACCTTAACGCGCGTACTGATAATTTTGGTGTCAACTTGTTTTTCAGCGCTAATAAAACACTGCGTTCAAAAACTTTAAACACACGCAACAAAACAAATTTGATAACTGACACTACTTCAAACCAGTTGCAAAACGGTTATGGTTACCTGGAAAGAAACAGCTATCAGTCGGGCATCAACTTCGACTGGGCCATCACCCCAAAAAACAACCTTACTTTTGGTATCAGTATGCATCATTTCAGCAATTACAACGAAGGATTAACCAACCAGCAAGACGAGCAGATCAAAGGTTCCAACTTCCCCTTCTCTGATCTGTTTTCAATGCGTAATTCAAACAGCCACTCCGGAGAAAATGCAATTGACGTACATGCCGATTATAAAAAAACTTTCAAAAAAGATGGCGAAGAATTAAACATCGGTTATACGGCCAGCTTTGGTAAAAACAGCGGAGATTATTATCAGAAACAAGATTATATCAATGGCGCCAAACCGTCGTCGGGCTCAACAGGAAATAATCCGGGTAACGACAAGCAGCACCAGGTATCCGTGGACTATACCTTACCTTTAAATACCGATGCAAGCTTTGCAACAGGGGCTAAAGTTGAGTTTGAAAACATCAACAGCACATCGCTTGTTAATCCGTTCAATAGCAGCCTTAACCAGTTTATTTATTCAGCCAGCCAGTCGAGCAGTTTTAATTATAGCCGGCAGGTTTATGCTTACTATGTTTCGGCAAGTTTTCAGTTATTTAAGTTTTTTGATGCCAAAGCCGGGCTAAGAGATGAATATACCAATACAGGTGTAGATTTTCAAGGAGCTTCTATCCCCTCTTACAATTTCCTGTCTCCGTCACTCGTTTTATCACATAAATTAAATAAAAGCACAACGATTAAAGTAGCCTATAGTAAACGGATTGAGCGCCCCGATTTCGGCGACCTTAATCCTTTTGTCAACAGCAGCGATCCTTACAATATTTCATACGGCAACCCCAATCTGCACCCAGAGATAGGTAACAACTTTGAATTAGGTTTTAACAAGTCATTTGAGGAAGGTGGCAATATCAATATCACCGGCTTTTACCGGCATAACGGATTTGATATCAAGCAATATACAGCCCCTTACGACTCGCTGTTGGTTGCCGGGAAATACTATAAAAATGTGTACGTAACAACCAGGGCCAACGTGGGCTCCGAGGTGCGCACGGGTATCAACATTTCAGCCTCACTACCGATAGGTAAAAATTTCACATTAAGGCCGCAAATTATGGCGTCTAACAGGCGGGTGACGGTAAACCTGCCCAACACGCCCGACTTTGTAAGCGGCTATGAATGCCGGATGAATATGAATGCATCATACGATTTTAAGCACAACTTTACCGCCGAAGCCTTTATTAATTACGAAAGTCCAAGGTTTTTGCTTAACGGCAAAAACTCATCGTTGGCAACCTATAACTTTGCCGTTCGCAAACAGTTGCTCAATAAAAAGGCAAGTATAGGCTTAACAACCAACATGCCTTTTAGCCAATATGTTAAGCAAAGTCAAACCGTTATTACGCCCGGTAATTACCAGTATTCGCAACGGCAGGTACCTAACCGGTGGTTCGGTATCAGCCTAAGCTACAAATTTGGCAAACTTGAATTTAAAAAAGATAGAAATGAGGATATTAGTCCTCCCGGCATACCGAACGACCTATAG
- a CDS encoding lmo0937 family membrane protein yields MRSLLYIVAVILIIGWALGAFVYSAGSLIHILLVIAIISLILGFIRRDAVV; encoded by the coding sequence ATGAGATCATTACTTTACATCGTTGCCGTTATCCTGATTATAGGATGGGCATTAGGGGCCTTCGTTTATTCAGCTGGCAGCTTAATTCACATTTTATTAGTGATTGCTATCATATCACTTATCCTCGGCTTCATCAGGCGCGACGCGGTTGTTTAA
- a CDS encoding TonB-dependent receptor, with the protein MFRKLILMLFLFLSSQGFAQQTLTVSGIVKDSTGLAVPGAKVTMLMANDSLSVSTGTNGVFSFTKVQQAPFSITISALGYLPNRKAYKGVTKTGAFFLGTTVLKNSSTLLNAVNIVGVNPIKLKEDTVEFNAAAYKVQDGAPVEDILKKLPGVDVDKDGNVTAQGKSVTKVRVNGKDFFNGDVKTATQNLPASIVQSIQIIDDYGDQANLTGLKTGESDKILNITIRPDKNYGYFGQLNLGDGADAQSGVLDKNESNRYVASGNLFKFNGDQQIAILANLNNTNANLFSFGGGGPRGGGPGGGGGGPSGNAASSNGITATRSAGLNYRDQWGKNISVYGSYSFSDNTVNTLSSTIQSNSSLNLPSINNYSSNQTDGKQNHRFNLNIEYKIDPLNYLKVSPTFSYAGVNTSLVQNSTLTNNNTVASDYILNSTLNSSSPNYGANVLYNHKFNTSGRNFSVNFSAGSTSLTQTQNPVYSYLAGVANAPVNQLISTDVKLDSVGASLSYMEPLSKRSFLELNYAYHYAHTTSDKATDTLTTANTRNRYNLLSNDYAFDFITNRVGLNYRFIEQKYNYTLGVALQPVLLSGYSAKAGADTRVSTLNFAPNARFVYNVSRSQSLNFNYSGASNQPIYTELQPVTDFSNSLYPVQGNPDLKPEFNNNLSLRYNKFDFMSGNVLFAGLSFTQTNNKIAANTITYPQSYTPDSKLAGTILTRYQNADGYYSAAGNYVYARPWQERRYTLMFNGNISYSNNISYVSNVAPVTYEQTTEKNIAKSINLTQGVKFRTSIDNIIDAELSTSYGVTSTNNSLKQNNLNNNFRTLNLGLNGKNYFYKTWTLSYDFTKTLYYGYTGATNPNILNAYVEKKFLKLNAGALRLSAFDLFNQNTGFSTTQNGSYITQTESNRLGRYFLLTFTLRLQKFAGQKPGLPNGAPRDGNPPMGGPPLGGPPMGDY; encoded by the coding sequence ATGTTTAGGAAACTCATATTGATGTTATTTCTTTTTTTGTCGAGTCAGGGCTTTGCGCAACAAACACTCACAGTTAGCGGCATAGTGAAGGATTCAACGGGACTCGCTGTACCCGGCGCAAAAGTTACCATGCTGATGGCAAATGATAGCTTATCAGTAAGTACAGGTACTAATGGCGTGTTTAGTTTTACAAAGGTGCAGCAGGCTCCGTTCAGTATTACCATTTCGGCACTTGGGTACCTGCCTAACCGGAAAGCTTATAAGGGAGTTACCAAAACCGGCGCGTTTTTTTTAGGAACAACTGTGTTGAAAAATAGCAGCACCTTGCTTAACGCGGTAAATATAGTAGGAGTAAACCCCATTAAGTTAAAAGAGGACACTGTAGAGTTTAATGCAGCCGCCTATAAGGTTCAGGATGGCGCACCCGTTGAGGATATACTTAAAAAGCTGCCAGGGGTTGATGTGGATAAGGATGGCAACGTAACTGCGCAAGGGAAAAGCGTAACCAAAGTACGGGTAAACGGGAAGGATTTTTTTAACGGCGATGTAAAAACGGCTACTCAAAACCTGCCAGCCAGTATTGTACAGAGTATCCAGATTATTGATGATTATGGCGACCAGGCTAATCTGACCGGGTTAAAGACTGGAGAATCTGACAAAATATTGAACATCACCATCCGGCCCGATAAAAATTACGGCTATTTCGGTCAGCTTAATTTAGGTGATGGCGCAGATGCGCAAAGCGGCGTATTAGATAAAAACGAGAGTAACCGCTACGTTGCCTCCGGAAACCTTTTTAAATTTAACGGCGACCAACAAATTGCCATTTTGGCCAACCTGAATAACACCAACGCTAACTTGTTCAGCTTCGGTGGTGGCGGCCCAAGGGGTGGTGGCCCTGGTGGGGGCGGCGGCGGTCCATCCGGAAACGCTGCAAGTTCAAACGGCATTACCGCCACTCGTTCGGCCGGTTTAAATTATCGCGATCAGTGGGGTAAAAATATCTCCGTTTATGGCAGCTATAGCTTCTCCGATAATACGGTGAATACGCTCAGTTCAACCATTCAAAGCAATTCTTCTTTAAATTTGCCAAGTATCAATAACTACAGCAGCAATCAAACCGACGGTAAGCAAAACCACCGGTTTAATTTAAACATCGAATACAAAATAGACCCACTCAATTATTTAAAAGTTTCACCTACTTTTAGTTATGCCGGGGTGAATACCAGCCTGGTTCAAAATAGTACGTTAACCAATAATAATACGGTAGCGAGCGATTATATCCTTAACTCAACCTTAAACTCATCATCTCCAAATTATGGTGCAAATGTGTTGTATAACCATAAATTTAATACGAGCGGGCGCAACTTCAGCGTCAATTTTAGTGCTGGTTCAACATCATTAACCCAAACACAGAACCCGGTATACAGCTATTTAGCTGGGGTAGCCAATGCACCTGTTAACCAACTGATTAGTACTGACGTGAAACTTGATAGCGTAGGCGCTTCACTATCTTACATGGAGCCTTTGAGCAAACGATCGTTTTTGGAACTTAACTATGCCTATCATTATGCCCATACCACGTCGGATAAAGCAACCGACACTCTAACTACCGCCAACACCCGCAACCGGTATAATTTGCTAAGTAACGATTACGCTTTTGATTTTATTACTAACCGGGTGGGTTTAAACTACCGTTTTATTGAGCAAAAATATAACTACACCCTTGGTGTAGCACTGCAACCGGTTTTATTGAGCGGCTACTCGGCCAAGGCGGGAGCAGATACGCGTGTAAGTACGCTTAACTTTGCACCCAATGCCCGCTTTGTTTATAATGTCTCGCGCAGCCAGTCGCTTAATTTTAACTATAGCGGAGCGAGTAATCAGCCTATCTATACAGAATTACAGCCCGTAACTGATTTTTCAAATAGCCTTTACCCGGTGCAGGGAAATCCTGATTTAAAGCCCGAGTTTAACAACAACCTGTCGTTACGCTACAATAAATTCGACTTTATGTCGGGCAACGTACTTTTCGCAGGTTTATCATTCACTCAAACAAACAATAAAATTGCAGCTAATACCATTACTTATCCGCAAAGTTATACCCCCGATAGCAAGCTTGCCGGTACTATTTTAACACGATACCAAAATGCGGATGGCTATTACAGTGCTGCGGGTAATTATGTTTATGCCAGGCCGTGGCAGGAAAGGCGCTACACGCTAATGTTTAATGGTAACATCAGCTATAGTAACAATATATCATATGTGAGCAATGTGGCACCGGTAACTTATGAACAGACCACGGAGAAGAACATCGCCAAAAGCATTAACCTTACCCAGGGCGTAAAATTCCGGACCAGTATAGATAACATCATTGATGCCGAATTGAGCACCAGCTATGGAGTTACCAGTACCAATAACTCGTTAAAACAAAATAATCTGAACAATAACTTCCGTACGCTGAACCTGGGGTTGAATGGTAAAAACTATTTTTATAAAACCTGGACATTAAGTTACGATTTTACGAAGACATTATACTACGGTTATACCGGGGCTACTAATCCGAACATCCTGAATGCCTATGTAGAGAAGAAATTTCTGAAGCTAAATGCAGGAGCTCTGCGCTTATCAGCTTTTGATTTGTTTAACCAAAATACAGGATTCAGCACCACGCAGAATGGTAGTTATATTACGCAGACAGAGAGCAACAGGCTGGGCAGATATTTCCTGCTGACCTTTACGCTACGCCTGCAGAAATTTGCCGGCCAGAAGCCAGGACTGCCCAATGGCGCCCCTCGTGATGGTAATCCGCCAATGGGTGGTCCGCCATTAGGAGGGCCGCCAATGGGCGACTATTAG